The Streptomyces sp. NBC_00344 genome includes a window with the following:
- a CDS encoding acyl carrier protein — MTSSAAPLTTTEGIQTWLRARVSHYVNIPVEQIRIDVRLTDYGMDSLAALTFSGEIEDEYGIEVPATMAWDHPTIVAISVLLRRRIDDAATAS, encoded by the coding sequence ATGACCTCCTCCGCCGCGCCCCTGACGACCACCGAAGGCATCCAGACCTGGCTGCGTGCACGCGTGTCGCACTATGTGAACATCCCGGTCGAACAGATCCGCATCGATGTCCGGCTGACCGACTACGGCATGGACTCGCTCGCCGCGCTGACCTTCTCCGGCGAGATCGAGGACGAGTACGGCATCGAGGTCCCGGCCACCATGGCATGGGACCACCCCACGATCGTGGCGATCAGTGTACTGCTGCGCCGGCGCATCGACGATGCGGCCACCGCCAGTTGA
- a CDS encoding TIGR00730 family Rossman fold protein, with the protein MSSFPTGTQTGTHTHKIAVFCGSRPGLGAEHVALAHDFGAAMAARGAGLVYGAGGSGVMHAVATAVLAGGAGVTGIVPHDLREREKSTGVHGEVFVVRNMHERKALMYRLSDAFAVLPGGIGTLDEVMEVATWNQLGFHAKPLVLVNRDGFYDPLIRLLDHLVEQGFLAPGERALVHDTDDLRHALDLLGCRRVPVPALTD; encoded by the coding sequence ATGTCCAGTTTCCCTACGGGTACCCAGACTGGTACGCACACCCACAAGATCGCCGTGTTCTGCGGTTCCCGTCCCGGCTTGGGCGCCGAACACGTGGCTCTCGCCCACGATTTCGGTGCGGCGATGGCCGCGCGCGGTGCCGGCCTGGTCTACGGCGCGGGCGGCAGCGGCGTCATGCACGCGGTGGCCACCGCCGTGCTGGCCGGCGGTGCCGGTGTCACTGGCATCGTCCCGCACGACCTGCGCGAGCGCGAGAAGTCCACCGGCGTGCACGGCGAGGTCTTCGTCGTCCGCAACATGCACGAACGGAAGGCGCTGATGTACCGGCTGTCCGATGCGTTCGCGGTGCTGCCCGGCGGCATCGGCACCCTTGACGAGGTGATGGAGGTGGCCACCTGGAACCAGCTCGGCTTCCACGCCAAGCCCCTCGTGCTGGTCAACCGTGACGGCTTCTACGATCCGCTGATCCGTCTCCTCGACCACCTCGTCGAGCAGGGCTTCCTCGCTCCCGGCGAGCGCGCTCTCGTCCATGACACGGACGATCTGCGGCACGCGCTGGACCTGCTCGGCTGCCGTCGGGTCCCGGTGCCCGCGCTCACCGACTGA
- a CDS encoding amino acid adenylation domain-containing protein, whose protein sequence is MSGLIHTAVTAQAETRPDAVALIDGDVRVDYRTLDAVAETYAAHLAGLGIGPGDLVPVLLPRSARFVAAVLAVLKCGAAYAALDRRWPTDRIRGAIQTLDARVVVTEGDSGAGLGVPEWTPPDFADIVPDPRGRTRVAVPDSAVAMVFLTSGTTGEPKGVLSPHRATTRLFGPGTFAEFGPGRVIPLAAPVPWDAFAMELWGSLTTGGTAVVVREDVLFPDDLRALIAGPGVDTMWLTASMFNLFVEEDPDCFAGMRQVLTGGERLSPPHVREFLDAHPEITLINGYGPVESCVFVTTRTVRPEDCDRPGGVPIGLPVPRTDIHLLQGGTPVPDGTSGEICVSGEGLAAGYLARPEATEAAFVTVDLDGQTLRLYRTGDLGVRDADGVLHFLGRADRQIKIFGHRVEPTEIESVAARVPGVRAAHVVPVRGADGSYERLALFCTALGDWPDPDPAIIRKALAGALPHYMVPATVRLVDAFPTTANGKLDQAALLARFTATGR, encoded by the coding sequence GTGAGCGGGCTCATCCACACAGCGGTCACCGCGCAGGCCGAGACTCGGCCCGACGCGGTCGCACTGATCGACGGGGATGTACGCGTCGACTACCGCACGCTCGACGCGGTCGCCGAGACGTACGCGGCGCACCTGGCCGGCCTGGGCATCGGCCCCGGTGATCTGGTTCCCGTGCTGCTGCCGCGTTCGGCGCGGTTTGTCGCCGCGGTCCTGGCCGTGCTCAAGTGCGGGGCCGCCTACGCGGCGCTGGACCGACGCTGGCCGACCGACCGGATCCGCGGCGCGATCCAGACACTGGACGCCCGGGTTGTGGTCACCGAAGGCGACTCCGGCGCGGGTCTCGGCGTGCCGGAGTGGACGCCGCCGGACTTCGCGGACATCGTCCCCGACCCGCGCGGCCGCACCCGCGTCGCGGTCCCGGACTCTGCCGTCGCCATGGTGTTTCTCACGTCCGGCACCACCGGGGAGCCCAAGGGCGTGCTGTCGCCGCACCGGGCGACGACCCGGCTGTTCGGCCCGGGCACGTTCGCCGAGTTCGGGCCCGGCCGGGTGATCCCGCTGGCCGCGCCTGTTCCGTGGGACGCGTTCGCGATGGAGCTGTGGGGGTCTCTCACCACCGGTGGCACGGCCGTCGTGGTCCGCGAGGACGTGCTGTTCCCCGACGATCTGCGCGCCCTCATCGCCGGCCCGGGCGTCGACACGATGTGGCTCACCGCCTCGATGTTCAACCTGTTCGTCGAGGAGGACCCGGACTGCTTCGCCGGTATGCGCCAGGTGCTGACCGGCGGCGAACGTCTGTCACCGCCGCATGTACGGGAGTTCCTCGACGCCCACCCGGAGATCACCCTCATCAACGGGTACGGGCCGGTCGAGAGCTGTGTCTTCGTCACCACGCGAACCGTGCGCCCCGAGGACTGCGATCGGCCGGGCGGGGTGCCGATCGGCTTGCCCGTGCCCCGCACCGACATCCATCTGCTGCAGGGCGGCACGCCTGTGCCGGACGGCACATCGGGGGAGATCTGTGTCTCCGGCGAGGGGCTGGCGGCCGGGTATCTGGCCCGTCCGGAGGCAACTGAGGCCGCGTTCGTCACCGTCGACCTCGACGGGCAGACCCTGCGGCTCTACCGCACCGGTGACCTCGGCGTCCGGGACGCGGACGGCGTCCTGCACTTCCTCGGCCGCGCCGACCGGCAGATCAAGATCTTCGGCCACCGTGTGGAACCCACCGAGATCGAGTCCGTGGCCGCCCGCGTGCCGGGCGTCCGAGCGGCCCACGTGGTCCCGGTGCGCGGCGCCGACGGGTCGTACGAACGGCTCGCCCTCTTCTGTACCGCACTCGGCGACTGGCCCGACCCCGACCCCGCGATCATCCGCAAGGCGCTCGCGGGGGCCCTCCCGCACTACATGGTGCCCGCCACCGTGCGTCTGGTGGACGCCTTCCCCACGACCGCCAACGGAAAGCTCGATCAGGCTGCCCTGCTCGCCCGGTTCACCGCAACGGGCCGCTGA
- a CDS encoding phosphopantetheine-binding protein gives MTQESATEASLTHQTLEVLLRIHREVLDTEQVRGADNFFDRGGNSLLGIQVTRRIRSEFGVRVPAKAVFAAASLQDLAAVVAAARVEGARP, from the coding sequence GTGACCCAAGAGAGCGCGACTGAAGCGTCCCTGACCCATCAGACCCTGGAGGTGCTCCTCCGTATCCACCGCGAGGTCCTGGACACCGAACAGGTCCGGGGCGCCGACAACTTCTTCGATCGCGGCGGCAACAGCCTCCTCGGTATCCAGGTCACCCGCCGCATCCGCAGCGAGTTCGGTGTCCGCGTGCCCGCCAAAGCCGTGTTCGCGGCCGCCTCGCTCCAGGACCTCGCCGCCGTCGTCGCGGCGGCCCGCGTCGAAGGAGCCAGGCCGTGA
- a CDS encoding TauD/TfdA family dioxygenase: MENSRAAWKPLEITPEEAETTADADGLAAYLSTLDDLEGLLAEKKALVLRGFGVAEAELDPVMDHLLPNRLAYVHGNSPRTKVGNNVYTSTEYPAEYVISMHNELSYAHAWPTRLLFTCVVAPASGGATPVVDGTLWLASLDDEVREAFADGVRYTQNLHGGRGLGKSWQDTFETEGREDVEAFLQETEASWTWLRDGGLRVSQDRPSTTRHPLTGDEVWFNQADQWHPAGLGDETAAALAKVLPADELPQNVTFADGSPIPTQYVTQIRDRGLEFAVDVDWHQGDLLLIDNVLVGHGRRSYAGDRRILVAMCN; this comes from the coding sequence ATGGAGAATTCCCGGGCTGCCTGGAAGCCGCTGGAGATCACCCCCGAGGAGGCGGAGACCACGGCGGACGCCGACGGTCTCGCCGCGTACCTGAGCACCCTCGACGACCTGGAGGGTCTGCTCGCCGAGAAGAAGGCTCTGGTCCTCCGGGGGTTCGGTGTCGCGGAGGCCGAACTCGACCCGGTCATGGACCACCTTCTGCCGAACCGGCTCGCGTATGTGCACGGCAACTCGCCGCGCACCAAGGTCGGCAACAACGTCTACACCTCGACCGAGTACCCGGCCGAGTACGTCATCTCCATGCACAACGAGCTGTCGTACGCACACGCCTGGCCCACCCGGTTGCTGTTCACCTGTGTGGTGGCGCCCGCGAGCGGCGGGGCGACGCCCGTCGTCGACGGCACGCTGTGGCTGGCGTCGCTGGATGACGAGGTGCGTGAGGCGTTCGCCGACGGCGTGCGCTACACCCAGAACCTGCACGGCGGCCGTGGGCTCGGCAAGAGCTGGCAGGACACCTTCGAGACCGAGGGCCGCGAAGACGTCGAGGCCTTCCTGCAGGAGACCGAGGCCAGCTGGACGTGGCTGCGCGACGGCGGGCTGCGTGTGTCGCAGGACCGGCCCTCGACAACACGGCACCCGCTGACCGGCGACGAGGTCTGGTTCAACCAGGCCGACCAGTGGCACCCGGCCGGCCTGGGCGACGAGACCGCTGCCGCCCTCGCCAAGGTGCTGCCCGCCGACGAGCTCCCGCAGAACGTGACGTTCGCCGACGGCTCCCCGATCCCCACGCAGTACGTCACGCAGATCCGCGACCGCGGTCTGGAATTCGCCGTGGACGTCGACTGGCACCAGGGCGACCTGCTGCTCATCGACAACGTTCTCGTCGGCCACGGCCGTCGCTCCTACGCCGGGGACCGCCGCATCCTCGTGGCGATGTGCAACTGA
- a CDS encoding MbtH family protein, giving the protein MADDLSDDATYRVVLNDEEQYSIWWANRELPAGWRAEGTQGPREQCLAHIEQVWTDMRPLSLRRRMEQASV; this is encoded by the coding sequence ATGGCCGACGATCTCTCCGACGACGCAACCTATCGCGTGGTCCTCAATGACGAGGAGCAGTACTCGATCTGGTGGGCAAACCGTGAACTCCCGGCCGGCTGGCGGGCAGAGGGCACACAGGGCCCCCGCGAGCAGTGCCTCGCCCACATCGAACAGGTCTGGACCGACATGCGTCCGCTGAGCCTGCGCCGCCGCATGGAGCAGGCCTCGGTGTGA
- a CDS encoding cytochrome P450 — protein sequence MDVASGTGTEPSASEDRAACDAILQDLYTPEGRRDPYSRYARLRAIAPVHITGSGSAILTGYDDCVAVLRDPVMRTPDGDPQNPGLPGWRERPATRTLGESMLVRNPPEHTRLRRLVSSAFSPRRVMELGPEVERLVASCLDNMADAGSDGSPVNLRNLLAFPLPSAVIGTLLGIPESDWAWLDNPMADIVPALDLSVPEVALDRADDAARVLLPYFGELAAARRKEPREDLISALVTARDGEERLTEDELVPTIILIYAAGFSTTVGLITNGSLALLRNPGQLALLQGDPSLGPAVVEEALRYDTPVQAVSRAPSRDVVIGGVEIPAGMKINPFLAAANRDPLRFPDPDTFDITRAGAKSTSFGGGVHFCLGSALARLEGAVVFRALTERFPNLALAGAPELSPEFNFRSYSEIPVTIR from the coding sequence ATGGACGTGGCCAGCGGAACCGGCACCGAACCGTCGGCATCCGAGGATCGCGCCGCCTGCGACGCGATCCTCCAGGACCTGTACACCCCCGAAGGCCGCCGCGACCCCTACTCCCGATACGCCCGGCTGCGCGCGATCGCGCCCGTGCACATCACCGGCTCCGGATCCGCGATCCTCACCGGGTACGACGACTGCGTGGCCGTGCTGCGCGACCCGGTGATGCGGACTCCCGACGGCGACCCGCAGAATCCGGGGCTGCCCGGCTGGCGGGAGCGGCCCGCGACCCGCACGCTGGGCGAGTCCATGCTCGTGCGCAACCCGCCGGAGCACACCCGGCTACGCCGCCTGGTGTCCAGTGCTTTCTCGCCGCGCCGCGTGATGGAACTCGGCCCCGAAGTGGAGAGGTTGGTTGCCTCCTGCCTCGACAACATGGCCGACGCCGGGTCGGACGGCAGTCCGGTCAACCTGCGGAACCTGCTGGCGTTCCCGTTGCCGTCCGCGGTGATCGGCACGCTGCTCGGCATCCCCGAGTCGGACTGGGCGTGGCTGGACAACCCGATGGCCGACATCGTGCCCGCGCTCGACCTGAGCGTCCCCGAGGTGGCGCTCGACAGGGCCGACGACGCGGCACGCGTGCTGCTGCCCTACTTCGGGGAACTGGCCGCGGCCCGCCGCAAGGAGCCCCGCGAGGACCTGATCTCGGCGCTGGTCACGGCCCGCGACGGCGAAGAGCGGCTCACCGAGGACGAACTCGTCCCGACGATCATCCTGATCTACGCGGCAGGCTTCTCCACCACGGTCGGGCTGATCACCAACGGCTCCCTCGCACTGCTGCGCAACCCCGGTCAACTGGCTCTGCTCCAGGGCGATCCATCCCTCGGACCCGCCGTGGTCGAGGAGGCTCTGCGGTACGACACGCCTGTGCAGGCGGTGTCGCGGGCACCGTCCCGGGATGTGGTGATCGGTGGCGTGGAGATCCCGGCCGGCATGAAGATCAACCCGTTCCTCGCGGCCGCCAACCGGGATCCGCTCCGCTTCCCGGACCCGGACACCTTCGACATCACGCGCGCCGGAGCGAAGAGCACCAGCTTCGGCGGTGGCGTCCACTTCTGCCTCGGTTCGGCCCTCGCCCGCCTCGAGGGCGCCGTGGTCTTCCGCGCCCTGACCGAGCGCTTCCCGAACCTGGCACTGGCAGGCGCCCCGGAACTGAGCCCCGAATTCAACTTCCGCTCGTACTCGGAGATCCCGGTCACGATCCGCTGA